One window of bacterium genomic DNA carries:
- a CDS encoding HU family DNA-binding protein: MTKKDLGLQVAEKLGFKKDDAILIVDKIFSAITEILKENKRIEIRGFGSFAVVQRKPKKGRIIKTQEVVNIPSQKTVVFIRGKKMENLELGFKI; encoded by the coding sequence ATGACAAAAAAAGACTTGGGTTTGCAAGTAGCAGAAAAATTGGGCTTTAAAAAGGATGACGCAATCCTTATAGTAGATAAGATTTTTTCCGCAATAACAGAGATTCTTAAAGAAAATAAAAGGATTGAAATTAGGGGATTTGGAAGCTTTGCTGTTGTCCAAAGAAAGCCAAAGAAGGGAAGGATAATAAAAACACAAGAGGTAGTGAATATACCTTCCCAGAAAACCGTTGTATTTATTAGGGGAAAGAAGATGGAGAATTTAGAATTAGGATTTAAGATTTAA
- a CDS encoding RluA family pseudouridine synthase encodes MEDTIVDRGGERIDIFLSKRLNLSRSKVAFLIKEGKVKVDGKFIKPHHKTKIGERIEIAFEDTAIKPENVPLDIVYEDSDIIVVNKPAGMITHPTAKIRKATLVNALLFHTSLPDTGNPDRPGIVHRLDKDTSGLIVIAKTKEAYERLVKMIKERFVKRRYLAWVLGSVKEDKGEISIPIGRPKKGGVLMKPYGRKMKKAKTFYKVLERRKDMSLLEVSLETGRTHQIRVHLASIQHPVIGDKAYGKKTSLINRSFLHAFSLSFPHPITNKPLSFVVEPPEDMHNMFSQSENDLGIGI; translated from the coding sequence ATGGAAGATACTATAGTTGATAGAGGGGGTGAAAGAATTGATATATTTTTATCAAAAAGGCTTAATTTATCAAGGTCAAAGGTAGCATTTTTGATAAAGGAGGGCAAAGTTAAGGTAGATGGAAAATTTATAAAGCCACATCATAAGACAAAAATAGGGGAAAGGATTGAAATTGCCTTTGAAGATACCGCAATTAAGCCAGAAAATGTTCCTTTGGATATTGTCTATGAAGATTCTGATATAATTGTTGTCAATAAGCCAGCGGGTATGATTACCCATCCAACAGCAAAGATAAGGAAGGCGACATTGGTTAATGCCCTCCTTTTTCATACCTCCCTTCCAGATACAGGTAATCCAGATAGACCAGGGATTGTCCACAGGCTTGATAAGGATACATCCGGGCTTATTGTTATAGCAAAAACAAAAGAGGCATACGAAAGATTAGTAAAGATGATAAAAGAGCGCTTTGTTAAGAGAAGGTATCTTGCCTGGGTATTAGGGAGTGTAAAGGAAGATAAGGGAGAAATTTCAATTCCCATTGGAAGGCCAAAAAAAGGAGGGGTGTTGATGAAACCCTATGGGAGGAAGATGAAGAAAGCAAAGACATTTTACAAGGTATTAGAAAGAAGAAAGGATATGTCATTATTAGAGGTTTCCCTTGAAACAGGAAGGACACACCAGATAAGGGTTCATCTGGCAAGCATCCAACACCCTGTAATCGGTGATAAGGCATATGGAAAAAAGACAAGCTTAATCAATCGCTCTTTCCTCCATGCCTTTTCTTTATCTTTTCCCCATCCCATAACAAATAAACCCCTCTCCTTTGTGGTAGAGCCTCCAGAGGATATGCACAATATGTTTAGCCAATCAGAAAATGATTTAGGAATTGGGATTTAG
- a CDS encoding oligosaccharide flippase family protein → MGLITATITPRALGPQTYGNFNFLTNFFHQIVAFLDMGTSIGFYAKLSQRQKDYALITFYFYFMAIVAGLVILFPIVAFKTSLFKFIWPDQTIHFVFLAALFGILTWLIQILTKITDAYGLTAPAEIVKALECGFLTLILGLLYIFGRLNLESLFYSQIFLSVILGFVFWWIIKPKCKEIGWKINTTKIKNYLKEFYTYSHPLFVYALVGLLVGLLDRWLLQIFAGSREQGFYGLSYTIGAFCSLFTGAMQPLLMREFSISYGDKNIEQMKILFRKYIPLFYSIAAYFACFVAIQSAKVVYIFAGSKYHAAILPVAIMAFFPIHQTYGQLSGSVFYATDQTALYRNIGITMMLIGLPITYILLAPTNMFGLEAGALGLAIKMVALQFITVNIQLYFNAKYLRFSYFRYLGHQILVLLCFTGLAGVSYLVIDYSINNLNVVIRFLLSGMVYTGLVALLTYYVPIVFGLNKPLLNSIISMCLALREQMKSEIKKTNSND, encoded by the coding sequence ATGGGGTTAATCACTGCCACTATAACCCCTCGGGCGCTTGGCCCTCAAACCTATGGCAATTTTAACTTCCTGACAAATTTTTTCCATCAAATTGTTGCTTTTTTGGATATGGGCACTTCTATAGGGTTCTATGCAAAGCTTTCTCAAAGGCAAAAAGATTACGCTTTAATAACCTTTTATTTCTATTTTATGGCAATTGTTGCTGGTTTGGTAATTCTATTTCCCATCGTAGCATTTAAGACCTCCCTATTTAAATTCATCTGGCCTGACCAGACGATACATTTTGTTTTTCTGGCTGCTCTATTTGGTATTTTAACCTGGCTAATCCAGATATTAACCAAAATTACTGATGCTTATGGATTGACAGCTCCGGCAGAGATTGTTAAAGCCCTGGAATGCGGATTTTTGACTTTAATCCTGGGGCTTCTCTATATATTTGGGAGGTTGAATTTAGAAAGCCTATTTTACTCTCAAATATTTTTATCAGTTATTTTAGGTTTTGTCTTTTGGTGGATAATTAAGCCCAAATGTAAGGAGATAGGGTGGAAGATAAATACTACCAAGATTAAAAATTATCTCAAAGAATTTTATACATATAGTCATCCATTATTTGTATATGCTTTGGTGGGTTTACTCGTAGGTTTATTGGACAGATGGCTACTTCAAATATTTGCAGGAAGCAGAGAGCAAGGATTTTATGGATTATCCTATACGATTGGCGCATTTTGTTCCCTTTTTACCGGGGCAATGCAGCCATTGCTGATGAGGGAATTTTCTATTTCTTATGGAGATAAGAATATAGAGCAGATGAAAATTCTCTTTAGAAAATATATCCCCCTATTTTATTCAATTGCCGCTTATTTCGCATGTTTTGTTGCCATTCAATCAGCAAAGGTTGTGTATATTTTTGCTGGAAGCAAGTATCATGCGGCAATTTTACCTGTTGCTATAATGGCTTTTTTTCCCATCCATCAGACCTATGGACAGCTAAGCGGCTCTGTGTTTTATGCAACTGATCAGACTGCTTTATATCGTAATATCGGTATCACTATGATGCTAATAGGATTGCCGATAACCTATATTTTACTCGCACCAACGAATATGTTTGGGCTTGAGGCAGGAGCTTTAGGTTTAGCAATTAAAATGGTTGCTTTACAATTTATTACCGTTAATATACAATTATATTTTAATGCCAAGTATCTCAGATTCTCTTATTTTAGGTATTTGGGACACCAGATATTGGTTTTATTATGCTTTACAGGCTTAGCAGGTGTATCATATCTGGTGATTGATTATTCAATAAATAATTTAAATGTAGTGATAAGATTTCTCTTATCAGGAATGGTTTATACAGGCTTAGTGGCTCTCCTTACATATTATGTGCCTATTGTTTTCGGTTTAAATAAGCCTCTGTTAAATTCAATAATTAGTATGTGTTTAGCTTTAAGGGAACAAATGAAATCCGAAATCAAAAAAACAAATTCAAATGACTAA
- a CDS encoding peptidylprolyl isomerase, translating to MIRVLRRKAKPIFWALMISFVIGTIFISWGMRQTGSQYKSKEPLYGSIDGKEITEIEYRESKGRIVERYKQRFKDFDESMIPDLDKRALDEVIKRKLLFKEAKKMGLSVTDKEVIQAMRLSFPDDATYQQARKVWNSAYWRAKENEVRDELLISKMESIVCDPIDVTNFEIREFFNDNYKQADVSHILIDPTFYVSSKRIKEQYDEFKDNYKKPGDIRVRHILVFVPPKPTKEQDTAAKNRISSIMQQLRSGADFSELAKNNSDCPSKVNGGDLGFFGPGRMDPDFEKAAYALEPGRISDIVKTRFGYHIIKCEEKKPDVPKTLKEAEEEIKKELRNEDEAIGSASKTADLVLEKIRGGTLTFEQGVSLYSNGSFSKRYQGRIGILPKLVLSGTDTKENRDLLEKLNSEVAYGRFIAPELSEVIFSLKENEVSTVTKTGFGFHIIRVNKFLSSEEKRFKEEYKEIRGYALAKKRDRILGNWYDWLKKKGKVRIAKSYTK from the coding sequence ATGATAAGGGTATTAAGGAGAAAGGCAAAACCAATATTTTGGGCTTTGATGATAAGCTTTGTGATTGGAACAATATTCATAAGCTGGGGAATGAGACAGACAGGAAGCCAGTATAAAAGCAAAGAGCCTTTGTATGGCTCAATAGATGGAAAGGAGATTACCGAGATTGAGTATAGGGAATCAAAGGGAAGGATAGTAGAAAGGTATAAACAAAGGTTTAAGGATTTTGATGAGTCTATGATTCCTGACCTTGATAAAAGGGCATTGGATGAGGTAATAAAGAGAAAGCTTTTATTCAAAGAGGCAAAGAAGATGGGTCTTTCTGTAACAGATAAAGAGGTAATTCAGGCAATGAGACTTTCATTTCCCGATGATGCAACATATCAGCAGGCAAGAAAAGTTTGGAATTCAGCATATTGGAGAGCCAAAGAAAATGAGGTAAGGGATGAGCTTTTAATCTCAAAGATGGAAAGCATTGTTTGTGACCCAATTGATGTTACAAACTTTGAAATTAGGGAGTTTTTTAATGATAATTATAAGCAGGCAGATGTCTCCCATATTCTTATTGATCCAACATTCTATGTTTCTTCTAAAAGGATAAAGGAGCAATATGATGAATTTAAGGATAATTACAAAAAGCCAGGAGACATAAGGGTTCGGCACATCCTTGTTTTTGTTCCTCCAAAGCCAACAAAGGAGCAAGATACGGCAGCGAAAAATAGGATTTCTTCCATTATGCAACAGCTAAGGAGTGGTGCTGATTTTTCCGAGCTTGCCAAGAATAATTCAGATTGCCCCTCAAAGGTTAACGGTGGAGACTTAGGATTTTTTGGCCCAGGAAGGATGGACCCTGATTTTGAAAAGGCCGCTTATGCCTTAGAGCCAGGGAGAATATCCGATATTGTAAAGACAAGATTTGGCTATCATATCATTAAATGCGAAGAGAAAAAGCCCGATGTTCCAAAGACATTAAAAGAGGCAGAAGAAGAGATAAAAAAAGAATTAAGGAATGAAGACGAAGCAATTGGAAGTGCATCAAAAACAGCAGACCTTGTTTTAGAAAAGATAAGAGGCGGAACACTAACATTTGAACAGGGTGTTTCCCTTTATTCCAATGGTAGCTTTTCAAAAAGGTATCAAGGAAGGATTGGAATACTTCCAAAGCTTGTCCTTTCGGGAACCGATACAAAGGAAAACAGGGATTTGCTTGAGAAATTAAACAGCGAGGTAGCCTATGGAAGGTTTATTGCCCCTGAGCTTTCCGAGGTTATCTTCTCTTTAAAGGAAAATGAGGTTTCCACCGTAACAAAAACAGGGTTTGGCTTTCATATCATAAGGGTTAATAAATTCCTGTCATCCGAAGAAAAAAGGTTTAAGGAGGAATATAAAGAAATAAGGGGTTATGCATTAGCTAAAAAGAGGGATAGAATCTTAGGGAATTGGTATGATTGGCTTAAGAAAAAGGGAAAGGTAAGGATAGCAAAATCCTATACCAAATAG
- a CDS encoding glycosyltransferase, with protein sequence MFKNLLRKDFEALWKAKAVVASNVGGIPLQIKHKYSGLLCHSIEGAAFAIKQLLNSPEYAKKLGENGKEHIKNNFLLTRHLRDYMLLFLSLSHNEDIVYL encoded by the coding sequence TTGTTCAAAAATCTCTTAAGGAAGGATTTCGAGGCCCTGTGGAAGGCAAAGGCGGTTGTAGCTTCCAATGTAGGTGGTATTCCTTTGCAGATAAAGCATAAATACTCCGGTCTTTTATGTCATTCCATTGAAGGTGCTGCCTTTGCCATAAAACAGTTGCTTAATAGTCCAGAATATGCCAAAAAATTAGGAGAAAATGGCAAAGAGCATATAAAAAATAATTTTCTCCTTACCAGACACTTAAGGGATTATATGCTCTTATTTCTTTCTTTATCTCACAATGAGGATATTGTTTATTTATAG
- a CDS encoding DUF502 domain-containing protein codes for MSRVKGYFITGLIAVIPIAATIAILILSLKVVNSLLSMPISRAFGIKYRFLSGPLDFFSGVFITILVILIAGYITTNLGKRGVFGWIKNLVGRVPVINNLYASVKQLVEIFILNKAIEGFTRVVLVEYPRKGLYAIGFVTAKSGEDMDKETGKRLINVYFPNSFDLASGFFVLIDEDEVIKLDIPVDEGFKMVISGGLIVPEKWQ; via the coding sequence ATGTCAAGAGTAAAGGGATATTTTATTACAGGGCTGATTGCGGTTATCCCTATTGCAGCAACCATTGCTATCCTTATCCTTTCTTTAAAGGTTGTAAATAGCCTTTTAAGTATGCCCATATCCAGGGCTTTTGGGATAAAATATAGATTTTTATCTGGCCCTCTTGACTTTTTTTCTGGGGTGTTCATTACAATTCTTGTTATCCTTATTGCTGGATATATTACCACAAACCTAGGAAAAAGGGGGGTATTTGGATGGATAAAAAATTTAGTAGGAAGGGTTCCTGTCATAAACAACCTCTATGCCTCAGTAAAACAGCTTGTTGAGATCTTTATTCTAAATAAGGCAATTGAAGGGTTCACCAGGGTTGTGTTGGTTGAATATCCAAGAAAGGGATTGTACGCCATTGGTTTTGTAACCGCCAAGTCAGGAGAGGATATGGATAAGGAAACGGGAAAAAGGCTTATAAATGTTTATTTTCCAAACTCATTTGATCTAGCCTCTGGCTTTTTTGTCTTAATAGATGAGGATGAGGTGATAAAGTTGGATATTCCGGTTGATGAAGGCTTTAAAATGGTAATCTCAGGAGGCCTTATTGTTCCAGAGAAATGGCAATAA
- a CDS encoding DUF502 domain-containing protein encodes MSKVKGYFITGLIAVIPMAATIGILIFSLKITRSLLSMPISRALGIKYGFLSGFLDLFAGVFITILVILTAGYITTKIGKIGVFTWIEGLMKNLPVVNSLYTSIKQLVDIFILNKAIEGFTRVVLVEYPRKGLYAIGFVTAKSGKKLDELTGRRLISIYVPKPLSIASGFFILACEDEIIQLDIPLDEGFKMVVSAGLVIPK; translated from the coding sequence ATGTCAAAGGTAAAAGGATATTTTATTACAGGGCTGATTGCGGTTATCCCTATGGCAGCAACCATTGGCATTCTTATTTTTTCTTTAAAGATTACCAGAAGCCTTTTAAGTATGCCCATATCTAGGGCTTTAGGAATAAAATATGGATTTTTGTCGGGTTTTCTTGACCTTTTTGCTGGGGTTTTTATTACCATTCTTGTTATCCTTACGGCAGGATATATTACCACAAAGATAGGGAAAATAGGTGTATTTACCTGGATTGAGGGTTTAATGAAAAATCTTCCGGTGGTAAATAGCCTTTATACCTCGATAAAACAACTGGTTGATATTTTTATCTTAAATAAGGCAATTGAAGGGTTCACCAGGGTTGTGTTGGTTGAATATCCAAGAAAGGGATTGTACGCCATTGGTTTTGTAACCGCCAAATCAGGAAAGAAATTAGACGAGCTTACTGGAAGAAGGCTTATTAGCATTTATGTTCCAAAGCCATTAAGCATTGCCTCTGGTTTTTTTATTCTAGCCTGCGAGGATGAGATTATTCAGCTAGACATCCCTCTTGATGAAGGCTTTAAAATGGTTGTCTCAGCAGGGCTTGTTATTCCAAAATGA